From the genome of Geothrix sp. 21YS21S-4, one region includes:
- the fliG gene encoding flagellar motor switch protein FliG: protein MAKLTGMQKAAVLMVTLGDETAANIFKYLEEDEIQTISREIAITKHVQPEVAEEVLEEFHTMTQARSYISQGGIEYAKKLLIKSVGPEVARKIIDRLVKALESSAGFTSLERANPQQLSKFIQNEHPQTIALILAHLNASQAAELISSLPEALRSDVAMRMASLQEISPEVVRRISLILEQKLEALGSFATEAYGGVRAVAELFNRMDRNTGRAVLEKIETENPQLAASIRDLMFVFDDILLIDDNGITEILKRADKKTLTIALKGTSEELQNQFFRNMSSRAVELMKEEMEFMGPIKLKDVEKSQHEVVEIVRQLEEEGVISIGGGGGEDYVT from the coding sequence ATGGCGAAACTCACCGGCATGCAGAAGGCCGCGGTGCTCATGGTCACCCTCGGGGACGAGACCGCCGCCAACATCTTCAAGTACCTCGAAGAGGACGAAATCCAGACGATCTCCCGCGAGATCGCCATCACCAAGCACGTCCAGCCGGAAGTGGCCGAGGAGGTCCTGGAAGAGTTCCACACCATGACCCAGGCCCGGAGCTACATCAGCCAGGGCGGCATCGAGTACGCCAAGAAGCTGCTGATCAAGTCCGTCGGCCCCGAGGTGGCGCGCAAGATCATCGACCGCCTGGTGAAGGCCCTGGAATCCAGCGCGGGCTTCACCAGCCTGGAGCGCGCGAACCCCCAGCAGCTGTCCAAGTTCATCCAGAACGAGCACCCCCAGACCATCGCCCTGATCCTCGCCCACCTGAACGCCTCCCAGGCGGCGGAGCTGATCTCCAGCCTGCCGGAAGCCCTGCGCAGCGACGTGGCCATGCGCATGGCCAGCCTCCAGGAAATCAGCCCCGAGGTGGTCCGCCGCATCAGCCTGATCCTGGAGCAGAAACTCGAGGCCCTGGGCTCCTTCGCGACGGAAGCCTACGGCGGCGTCCGGGCCGTGGCGGAGCTGTTCAACCGCATGGACCGCAACACCGGCCGGGCCGTCCTCGAGAAGATCGAAACGGAGAATCCGCAGCTGGCCGCCAGCATCCGCGACCTGATGTTCGTATTCGACGACATCCTGCTGATCGACGACAACGGGATCACCGAGATCCTGAAGCGCGCCGACAAGAAGACCCTCACCATCGCCCTGAAGGGCACCAGCGAGGAGCTCCAGAACCAGTTCTTCCGCAACATGTCCAGCCGCGCGGTGGAACTGATGAAGGAGGAAATGGAGTTCATGGGGCCCATCAAGCTGAAGGACGTGGAGAAGTCCCAGCACGAAGTCGTCGAGATCGTCCGCCAGCTGGAGGAAGAGGGCGTCATCAGCATCGGCGGCGGCGGGGGCGAGGACTATGTCACGTAA
- a CDS encoding FliH/SctL family protein encodes MSRKGFIASEDLQHTRLEAFPYFPVDAMPAPRAPGEEEGSVAAELGDDAASRIPVEQRIVDRLQEAERQAQEIARKAYEEGFASGEAEGRTYGESQYRTYVQRLSEHLEDLSKATLTLREALNDDLVALALAVGEHLAVQQINRSPAAVRALMEGVLEELPFPLPHGRQEGTAPLQVFLNPMDLDLLADRFVGHGGLTLLPDPGLARGSLRAETPQGILNGSLEGRRERLMQLIARMRESQAP; translated from the coding sequence ATGTCACGTAAGGGCTTCATCGCCTCCGAGGACCTCCAGCACACGCGGCTGGAGGCCTTCCCGTACTTCCCCGTGGACGCCATGCCGGCGCCCCGCGCCCCGGGCGAGGAGGAGGGCTCCGTCGCCGCGGAGCTGGGGGACGACGCCGCCTCCCGCATTCCGGTCGAGCAGCGGATCGTGGATCGGCTTCAGGAAGCGGAGCGCCAGGCCCAGGAGATCGCCCGCAAGGCCTACGAAGAGGGCTTCGCCTCCGGCGAGGCCGAGGGCCGCACCTACGGGGAAAGCCAGTACCGAACCTACGTCCAGCGCCTGAGCGAACACCTGGAAGACCTCTCCAAGGCCACGCTCACCCTGCGCGAAGCGCTGAACGACGACCTCGTGGCCCTCGCCCTCGCAGTGGGCGAGCACCTCGCCGTCCAGCAGATCAACCGCTCTCCGGCTGCGGTGAGGGCCCTGATGGAGGGCGTCCTGGAAGAACTGCCCTTCCCCCTGCCGCACGGCCGCCAGGAGGGCACGGCACCGCTTCAGGTCTTCCTCAATCCCATGGACCTGGACCTCCTGGCCGACCGCTTCGTCGGCCACGGCGGACTCACGCTGCTGCCGGATCCCGGCCTGGCCCGCGGCAGCCTGCGGGCGGAAACGCCGCAGGGCATCCTCAACGGCAGCCTCGAAGGGCGGCGCGAGCGGCTGATGCAGCTCATCGCGCGGATGCGCGAAAGCCAGGCCCCGTGA
- a CDS encoding FliI/YscN family ATPase: MLDPATLAAQLKHLPKADWLGRVTKVVGLVVESTGPECSVGEQMLIHGTDAGGRPRLIHAEVVGFSGQQVLLMPVEEIEGIRPGLWVEATGHQSELPLSDNLLGRVIDPLGRPLDGGPPVEATAHLPLQGPPPNPMRRKRISEVLSTGVRVIDGLLTLGKGQRVGIFAGSGVGKSTLMGMIARNTSASVNVITLVGERGRELREFIENDLGEEGLKRSVVVVSTSDQTPLLRLRCAMAGTTVAEYFMRQGKDVLLMMDSVTRFAMAQREVGLSAGEPPSSRGYTPSVFALLPRLMERAGTFEGMGSITGIYTVLVEGDDMNEPISDAVRGILDGHVVLSRKLGSKNHFPAIDVLPSLSRLFSALAPPEQKQLASKLRDLMATYQDAEDLIQIGAYTKGSSTAIDQAIQFQPAIQAFLRQATAEASDHRQALLAMGQIFGIDLAPFLKGRS, translated from the coding sequence CTGCTCGATCCCGCCACGCTGGCCGCCCAGCTGAAGCACCTGCCGAAGGCCGACTGGCTGGGCCGCGTCACCAAGGTCGTGGGCCTGGTGGTGGAATCCACCGGTCCGGAGTGCTCCGTCGGTGAGCAGATGCTCATTCACGGAACGGATGCCGGCGGGCGGCCCCGGCTCATCCACGCGGAGGTCGTGGGTTTCTCCGGCCAGCAGGTACTGCTGATGCCCGTGGAAGAGATCGAAGGCATCCGGCCGGGGCTGTGGGTGGAGGCCACCGGCCACCAGTCCGAGCTGCCCTTGTCCGACAACCTGCTGGGGCGGGTGATCGATCCGCTCGGCCGGCCCCTGGACGGAGGCCCGCCGGTGGAAGCCACCGCCCACCTGCCCCTCCAGGGACCGCCGCCGAACCCCATGCGCCGGAAGCGCATCAGCGAAGTGCTGTCCACGGGCGTCCGGGTCATCGACGGGCTCCTCACCCTCGGGAAGGGCCAGCGGGTGGGCATCTTCGCGGGCTCCGGCGTGGGCAAATCCACGCTCATGGGCATGATCGCGCGCAACACGTCGGCGTCGGTGAACGTGATCACGCTGGTGGGGGAGCGCGGGCGCGAGCTGCGCGAATTCATCGAGAACGACCTGGGCGAAGAGGGCCTAAAGCGCAGCGTGGTGGTGGTCTCCACCAGCGACCAGACGCCCCTCCTCCGCCTGCGCTGCGCCATGGCCGGCACCACCGTCGCCGAGTACTTCATGCGCCAGGGGAAGGACGTCCTTCTGATGATGGACAGCGTCACCCGCTTCGCCATGGCCCAGCGCGAGGTGGGCCTCAGCGCCGGCGAGCCCCCCAGCTCCCGGGGCTACACGCCCTCCGTCTTCGCCCTCCTGCCCCGGCTGATGGAGCGGGCGGGAACCTTCGAGGGCATGGGCTCTATCACGGGCATCTACACGGTGCTGGTGGAGGGCGACGACATGAATGAGCCCATCAGCGACGCGGTGCGCGGCATCCTCGACGGCCACGTCGTCCTGTCCCGCAAGCTGGGTTCGAAGAACCACTTTCCCGCCATCGACGTCCTGCCCAGCCTCTCGCGCCTGTTCAGCGCCCTGGCGCCGCCGGAGCAGAAGCAGCTCGCCAGCAAGCTGCGGGACCTGATGGCCACCTACCAGGACGCCGAGGACCTCATCCAGATCGGCGCCTACACCAAGGGCTCCAGCACCGCCATCGACCAGGCCATCCAGTTCCAGCCCGCCATCCAGGCCTTCCTCCGCCAGGCCACCGCGGAGGCCTCCGACCATCGGCAGGCCCTGCTCGCCATGGGCCAGATCTTCGGCATCGACCTGGCGCCCTTCCTGAAGGGCCGCAGCTGA
- a CDS encoding flagellar export protein FliJ, producing the protein MAARFQFRLEPLRRLREALEREAERVLGRALQAEREAQAHLDSLVEQRRGLFESRRSASGQVLDLDLWRAGERFLVVLERRQREGYERLRAASAQVVAAREGLTVAHRNHLMLVRLKERRALLHAREQELREIIEMDELAVLRHHRQSA; encoded by the coding sequence ATGGCCGCCCGCTTCCAGTTCCGCCTCGAGCCGCTCCGCCGGCTGCGCGAAGCCCTGGAACGGGAAGCGGAGCGCGTGCTGGGCCGGGCCCTTCAGGCGGAACGGGAGGCGCAGGCCCACCTGGACAGCCTCGTGGAGCAGCGCCGCGGCCTGTTCGAGAGTCGCCGCTCCGCCTCGGGACAGGTGCTCGACCTCGACCTGTGGCGCGCAGGAGAGCGCTTCCTGGTGGTGCTCGAACGCCGCCAGCGGGAGGGCTACGAACGCCTGCGGGCCGCTTCGGCCCAGGTGGTCGCCGCCCGGGAGGGCCTGACCGTGGCTCACCGGAACCACCTGATGCTGGTGCGCCTCAAGGAGCGCCGCGCCCTCCTCCACGCCCGCGAGCAGGAACTGCGCGAAATCATCGAGATGGACGAGCTGGCCGTCCTGCGCCACCACCGCCAGAGCGCTTAG
- a CDS encoding flagellar hook-length control protein FliK: protein MVSPSATAVLAVPDRPLPERPEAKDADASDGHFAGLMAQFVQTPRPEAPPARPTAERGARPVAEKKQEKADAPSNSAAEAGTGTSDVQESKQPAKPDPAKRSSDKPSAKSADPADSAQTPASTASATSASAATPAVPGSPVPTAPSPTAIASPAATAPAAATPALPTEAAVKAPSKEALSADAAVAAALKTGAPAASPQVAEGTQGPAPSEAPAAVAVIVTHSGATKTPAAPPKAANLKAAAEGAEVEEVPATPIAVKGVPAAASTTPAQPSTTSGEGTARAGHPSAEAAPAAQALPATPLSAAEGDGPSAPAIELSLLKAAAGTSLAEPLPHAGASVLMDASPLVVAGTPTAPTASPVASPDPVPAASGALAQPPSAPVAQVEGGFRWMLKGGAQEAQLQLHPESLGQVTIHLKVEGGEVHARLWITEPGSVQAVQEGRPHLEQSLKEQGLQLGSFDLQQGQRSFQESPSAPASRGWAAAGTVEARQEAPAQILPSALNPHRVELYA, encoded by the coding sequence ATGGTCTCCCCCAGCGCGACAGCCGTCCTCGCAGTCCCCGATCGTCCCCTGCCCGAGCGGCCGGAGGCGAAGGACGCGGACGCCTCGGACGGCCACTTCGCCGGCCTGATGGCCCAGTTCGTCCAGACCCCCCGTCCGGAGGCCCCCCCGGCCCGCCCCACCGCGGAACGGGGCGCCCGGCCCGTCGCCGAAAAGAAGCAGGAGAAAGCGGACGCCCCTTCAAACTCGGCGGCTGAAGCCGGCACCGGAACCTCGGACGTCCAGGAATCCAAGCAGCCGGCCAAGCCTGACCCGGCCAAGCGCTCCTCCGACAAACCCTCTGCGAAATCAGCCGACCCAGCCGATTCCGCCCAGACCCCGGCTTCGACCGCGTCCGCCACTTCTGCCTCTGCGGCCACCCCCGCCGTCCCGGGCAGCCCCGTCCCGACGGCCCCTTCTCCGACGGCGATCGCGTCCCCCGCAGCGACCGCTCCGGCCGCCGCCACCCCCGCTCTCCCCACGGAGGCCGCGGTGAAGGCCCCGTCGAAGGAGGCGCTCTCCGCGGACGCTGCCGTCGCCGCGGCCCTGAAGACGGGCGCGCCTGCGGCCTCTCCCCAGGTGGCCGAAGGCACCCAGGGCCCGGCACCTTCCGAGGCGCCGGCAGCGGTTGCCGTCATCGTGACCCATTCCGGGGCGACCAAGACCCCGGCCGCGCCTCCGAAAGCAGCGAATCTCAAGGCGGCGGCCGAAGGCGCGGAAGTAGAGGAAGTCCCGGCGACCCCCATCGCGGTCAAAGGGGTTCCGGCCGCGGCGTCGACAACCCCGGCCCAGCCGTCCACTACCAGCGGAGAAGGCACCGCCCGCGCAGGCCATCCCAGCGCGGAAGCCGCGCCTGCGGCCCAGGCTCTGCCCGCCACGCCCCTCTCCGCTGCCGAGGGGGATGGCCCTTCCGCGCCCGCCATCGAGCTCTCCCTGCTGAAAGCGGCTGCCGGCACGTCCCTGGCCGAACCCCTCCCCCATGCGGGCGCGTCCGTCCTCATGGACGCTTCGCCCCTGGTGGTGGCCGGAACGCCCACCGCGCCGACGGCCTCCCCCGTCGCCTCCCCGGATCCCGTGCCCGCGGCCTCGGGCGCGCTCGCCCAGCCGCCCTCGGCGCCCGTGGCGCAGGTGGAGGGCGGCTTCCGCTGGATGCTGAAGGGCGGCGCCCAGGAGGCGCAACTCCAGCTCCATCCCGAATCCCTGGGTCAGGTGACCATCCACCTCAAGGTCGAAGGCGGCGAGGTCCACGCCCGCCTGTGGATCACGGAGCCCGGCTCCGTCCAGGCAGTCCAGGAGGGCCGCCCCCACCTGGAGCAGTCCCTCAAGGAGCAGGGACTCCAGCTGGGCAGTTTCGATCTCCAGCAGGGACAGCGCTCCTTCCAGGAATCTCCTTCGGCCCCCGCTTCGCGCGGTTGGGCGGCGGCGGGGACGGTCGAGGCCCGGCAAGAAGCACCCGCCCAGATCCTGCCGTCGGCTCTAAACCCGCACCGCGTCGAGCTCTACGCCTAA
- a CDS encoding flagellar hook assembly protein FlgD — METGMISSTTASTSSTSTTSTAKNTLDKDGFLKLLVAQLQNQDPTGEGQDPNQMVQQLTSFSSLEQAQQTNTLLSGLQTQTSGLFQAQTASLVGKTVKVDGSGFNLKSGAASMNLELAKSASVTVTVKDAQGNTVATLPQGTLNSGTSTLTWDGRDSAGNQLADGAYSVSISATGTDGNAVSYKTSLQLKVDGVAFNSGGIYITSGTNTVSLDNVLEISA; from the coding sequence ATGGAAACCGGCATGATCAGCTCGACCACCGCGAGCACCAGCTCCACCAGCACCACGTCCACGGCGAAGAACACGCTGGACAAGGATGGGTTCCTCAAGCTCCTGGTGGCCCAGCTCCAGAACCAGGATCCCACCGGCGAAGGCCAGGATCCCAACCAGATGGTCCAGCAGCTCACCAGCTTCTCCAGCCTCGAGCAGGCCCAGCAGACCAACACCCTGCTCTCCGGCCTCCAGACCCAGACTTCGGGCCTTTTCCAGGCGCAGACCGCCAGCCTCGTGGGCAAGACCGTGAAGGTGGACGGGTCGGGCTTCAACCTCAAGTCGGGCGCCGCTTCCATGAACCTGGAGCTGGCCAAGTCCGCCAGCGTCACCGTCACCGTCAAGGACGCCCAGGGCAACACCGTGGCGACCCTCCCCCAGGGCACCCTCAACAGCGGCACGTCGACCCTCACGTGGGACGGTCGCGACTCGGCGGGGAACCAGCTGGCCGACGGCGCCTACAGCGTGTCGATCTCCGCCACCGGCACCGACGGCAACGCCGTCTCCTACAAGACCAGCCTCCAGCTGAAGGTCGACGGCGTCGCCTTCAACAGCGGGGGGATCTACATCACGTCCGGAACCAACACCGTCTCCCTCGACAACGTCCTCGAAATCAGCGCCTGA
- a CDS encoding flagellar hook protein FlgE, which produces MSLYSAFYSGLSGLSTNANALNVIGNNLSNINTVGFKGSSTTFRDIFSTSLGGVSTQGNGNPIQFGLGVQTNSVSQDFSQSSFQSTGNALDMAIQGNGFFTLQTSDGRQVFSRAGNFTRNNDGYLVASDGANVMGWNRDSTTGVVNTSASLSPIRIDASTTASAFATQNIRLGINLNASTFDPTSTTPASTPVSSLTTPIQVYDSQGNAQNVTVTYTKTGPNAWSYAASVTAPATIGSGATGTLTFSTTGTLLTINGQPATSANNPVLGNIDWGNGTAVQSVNWNIVNSDNSVNVTQYSAASTTSSSFQDGYAAGTLRDLTVDQNGVITGTFTNGQVISLAQVALSSFTNVNGLVQTGNNHWGQSLASGSPTIGLANQGGRGGVLGSNLELSNVDVAGEFTKLILSQRGYQANSRIVTTTDELLQETLNLKR; this is translated from the coding sequence ATGAGCCTCTATTCCGCCTTCTACTCGGGCCTCTCGGGGTTGTCCACCAACGCCAACGCCCTGAACGTGATCGGTAACAACCTGTCGAACATCAACACGGTGGGCTTCAAGGGCTCCAGCACGACCTTCCGCGACATCTTCAGCACGAGCCTGGGCGGCGTCTCCACGCAGGGGAACGGCAATCCCATCCAGTTCGGCCTGGGCGTGCAGACCAACAGCGTGAGCCAGGACTTCTCCCAGTCCTCCTTCCAGAGCACCGGCAACGCCCTCGACATGGCCATCCAGGGCAACGGGTTCTTCACCCTGCAGACGTCGGACGGGCGCCAGGTCTTCAGCCGGGCCGGCAACTTCACCCGGAACAACGACGGCTACCTGGTGGCCAGCGACGGCGCCAACGTCATGGGCTGGAACCGGGATTCCACCACCGGCGTGGTGAACACGTCGGCCTCCCTGTCCCCCATCCGGATCGACGCCAGCACCACCGCCAGCGCCTTCGCCACCCAGAACATCCGCCTGGGAATCAACCTCAACGCCTCCACCTTCGATCCCACCTCCACGACCCCGGCCAGCACGCCGGTCTCGTCCCTGACGACCCCCATCCAGGTCTACGACAGCCAGGGCAACGCCCAGAACGTCACCGTCACCTACACCAAGACCGGCCCGAACGCGTGGTCCTACGCGGCCTCCGTGACCGCCCCCGCCACCATCGGATCGGGCGCGACCGGCACGTTGACCTTCAGCACCACGGGCACCCTGCTCACCATCAACGGCCAGCCCGCCACGTCCGCCAACAACCCCGTGCTGGGCAACATCGACTGGGGCAACGGCACGGCGGTCCAGAGCGTGAACTGGAACATCGTCAACTCCGACAACTCCGTCAACGTCACCCAGTACTCCGCCGCCAGCACCACCAGCAGCAGCTTCCAGGACGGCTACGCCGCCGGCACCCTGCGCGACCTGACGGTGGACCAGAACGGCGTGATCACGGGCACCTTCACCAACGGGCAGGTGATCTCCCTCGCCCAGGTCGCGCTGTCCAGCTTCACCAACGTGAACGGCCTGGTCCAGACCGGGAATAACCACTGGGGCCAGAGCCTCGCCTCGGGCTCGCCTACCATCGGCCTCGCCAACCAGGGCGGCCGCGGCGGCGTCCTGGGCTCCAACCTGGAACTCTCCAACGTGGACGTGGCCGGCGAGTTCACCAAGCTGATCCTCAGCCAGCGCGGCTACCAGGCCAACTCCCGGATCGTCACCACCACCGACGAACTGCTCCAGGAGACCCTCAACCTCAAGCGGTAA
- the ispG gene encoding flavodoxin-dependent (E)-4-hydroxy-3-methylbut-2-enyl-diphosphate synthase — protein MSAPETQPLAPRRRTRQILVGKVPVGGDAPITVQSMTKTDTRDVEATVKQIYGYANAGCEIVRVSVPTKKAGEVFHEICDRSPIPVVADIHFDYRLALVAADGGAACLRINPGNIGGQDRVKAVVEKAGAKGIPIRIGVNGGSLEKDLLEKFGSATPEAMVESALRHIETLERESFRDIKISLKASDVIRTVQAYRLLAKQVDYPFHLGITEAGTPFGGTIRSSVGMGILLAEGLGDTIRVSLTGEGEDECRVGHELLRSLALRTGGFRMVSCPSCGRVQIDLNRVANEIEEGLKAINHENITYAVMGCVVNGPGEAKDADLGVAGGAGEGLIYRKGELIRKVKEEDLVPAFLEEARKVKAEADAAKA, from the coding sequence ATGTCCGCTCCCGAAACCCAGCCCCTCGCCCCCCGCCGCAGGACGCGCCAGATCCTGGTGGGCAAGGTTCCCGTGGGCGGCGACGCGCCCATCACCGTGCAGAGCATGACCAAGACGGACACGCGCGACGTCGAGGCCACGGTCAAGCAGATCTACGGCTACGCCAACGCCGGCTGCGAGATCGTGCGGGTGAGCGTGCCCACCAAGAAGGCCGGCGAGGTCTTCCACGAGATCTGCGACCGCAGCCCCATCCCGGTGGTGGCCGACATCCACTTCGACTACCGCCTGGCGCTGGTGGCCGCGGACGGCGGCGCCGCCTGCCTCCGCATCAACCCCGGCAACATCGGCGGGCAGGACCGCGTGAAGGCGGTGGTGGAGAAGGCCGGCGCCAAGGGCATCCCCATCCGCATCGGCGTCAACGGCGGCAGCCTGGAGAAGGACCTGCTGGAGAAGTTCGGCTCCGCCACGCCCGAGGCCATGGTGGAGAGCGCCCTGCGCCACATCGAGACCCTGGAGCGCGAGAGCTTCCGCGACATCAAGATCAGCCTGAAGGCCAGCGACGTGATCCGCACGGTCCAGGCCTACCGCCTGCTGGCGAAGCAGGTGGACTATCCCTTCCACCTGGGGATCACCGAGGCCGGCACGCCCTTCGGGGGCACCATCCGGTCGAGCGTCGGAATGGGAATCCTCCTGGCCGAGGGCCTGGGCGACACCATCCGCGTCTCGCTCACGGGCGAGGGCGAGGACGAATGCCGGGTGGGCCACGAGCTGCTGCGTTCCCTGGCCCTCCGCACCGGCGGGTTCCGGATGGTGAGCTGCCCCAGCTGCGGTCGCGTCCAGATCGACCTCAACCGCGTCGCGAACGAGATCGAGGAGGGCCTGAAGGCCATCAACCACGAGAACATCACCTACGCCGTGATGGGCTGCGTCGTGAACGGCCCCGGCGAGGCCAAGGACGCGGACCTCGGCGTGGCGGGCGGCGCCGGCGAGGGCCTCATCTACCGCAAGGGCGAACTCATCCGGAAGGTGAAGGAGGAGGACCTGGTCCCCGCCTTCCTGGAGGAGGCCCGCAAGGTCAAGGCCGAGGCTGATGCGGCGAAGGCCTAG
- the yidD gene encoding membrane protein insertion efficiency factor YidD: protein MRFQPTAWVCRGLIRTYQATLSSHLPTQCKFTPTCSHYGLGCIRKYGTLRGGLLTSWRLVRCSPLTDGGPDPIP, encoded by the coding sequence GTGCGGTTCCAGCCCACCGCCTGGGTCTGCCGCGGCCTGATCCGCACCTATCAGGCCACCCTGTCCAGCCACCTGCCCACCCAGTGCAAGTTCACGCCCACCTGCAGCCACTACGGCCTGGGCTGCATCCGGAAGTACGGCACCCTCCGCGGCGGCCTGCTCACCTCCTGGCGCCTCGTGCGCTGCTCGCCCCTGACGGATGGGGGGCCGGATCCCATTCCTTAA
- the ric gene encoding iron-sulfur cluster repair di-iron protein, producing the protein MNAELDIKVGELVMARPEAMRYFEGLGIDYCCGGHRTLAEACRAAGQAPEAVLKGLEALELPMAGVPSLRDWKAASLTDLIGHIIATHHEYLRTELPRLDVLMAKVLAVHQERHPELARVGEIFRALAGDLMPHLIKEEQILFPYIQRMEKGEAGSSCFGSVQSPIRVMEMEHEAVGGLLAELRELTSAYAVPADGCATFRALYDGLETLERDLHLHIYLENQVLHPRAAALEAELRG; encoded by the coding sequence ATGAACGCGGAACTGGACATCAAGGTGGGCGAGCTGGTGATGGCGCGGCCCGAGGCCATGCGCTACTTCGAGGGACTGGGCATCGACTACTGCTGCGGCGGCCACCGCACCCTGGCGGAAGCCTGCCGCGCCGCGGGCCAGGCACCGGAGGCGGTATTAAAGGGACTCGAGGCTCTTGAACTTCCGATGGCCGGAGTTCCCTCCCTTCGCGACTGGAAGGCCGCCTCGCTCACCGACCTCATCGGGCACATCATCGCCACCCACCACGAGTACCTCCGCACGGAGCTGCCGCGGCTGGACGTCCTGATGGCCAAGGTGCTGGCGGTGCATCAGGAACGTCACCCCGAACTGGCCCGGGTGGGCGAGATCTTCCGCGCCCTCGCCGGGGATCTCATGCCCCACCTGATAAAGGAAGAGCAGATCCTCTTTCCCTACATCCAACGGATGGAGAAGGGCGAAGCCGGCTCCTCCTGCTTCGGCTCCGTCCAGAGCCCCATCCGCGTGATGGAGATGGAACACGAGGCCGTGGGCGGGCTGCTGGCCGAACTGCGGGAACTCACCTCCGCCTACGCCGTGCCCGCCGACGGGTGCGCCACCTTCCGCGCCCTCTATGACGGCCTGGAGACCCTGGAGCGCGACCTCCACCTGCACATCTACCTGGAGAACCAGGTGCTCCACCCGCGGGCCGCCGCGCTGGAGGCCGAACTCCGCGGCTAG
- a CDS encoding 1-acyl-sn-glycerol-3-phosphate acyltransferase codes for MANWRKTGWGAVLMALWALASVPVIVAAILLAFPFMGRRGFFAIAPMFARGMAWFCGIPFTLEGWDRLPEAIRTGQQPVIFMSNHESQMDPPVLIGALPVPAVYIAKKELKYVPFIGWAAWAAGVIFIDRGDRDRAIRSIHAAAAEIRGGKNVVIFPEGTRSRTGGMLPFKKGGFALAQDAGVCIIPTATVGGREVLPSGSIHLRPGRYVVAVGEPVDPAAYPDRDALMAEVRARIENLVAQARGERAA; via the coding sequence GTGGCCAACTGGCGGAAGACGGGATGGGGCGCGGTGCTCATGGCCCTGTGGGCCCTGGCGTCGGTGCCCGTGATCGTCGCCGCGATCCTGCTGGCCTTCCCCTTCATGGGCCGGCGGGGCTTCTTCGCCATCGCCCCCATGTTCGCGCGGGGGATGGCCTGGTTCTGCGGCATCCCCTTCACCCTGGAGGGCTGGGACCGCCTCCCGGAGGCCATCCGCACCGGGCAGCAGCCGGTGATCTTCATGTCCAATCACGAAAGCCAGATGGATCCCCCGGTGCTCATCGGAGCCCTGCCCGTCCCGGCGGTCTACATCGCCAAGAAGGAACTGAAGTACGTGCCCTTCATCGGGTGGGCGGCCTGGGCCGCGGGCGTGATCTTCATCGACCGCGGCGACCGCGACCGGGCCATCCGCAGCATCCACGCGGCCGCCGCTGAGATCCGCGGCGGGAAGAACGTGGTGATCTTCCCCGAGGGCACCCGCAGCCGCACCGGCGGGATGCTGCCCTTCAAGAAGGGCGGCTTCGCCCTCGCCCAGGACGCGGGCGTGTGCATCATTCCCACGGCCACGGTGGGAGGGCGCGAGGTCCTTCCTTCCGGCAGCATCCATTTGCGTCCGGGCCGCTATGTGGTCGCCGTCGGCGAACCCGTGGACCCCGCCGCCTATCCGGATCGCGACGCCCTGATGGCCGAAGTGCGGGCCCGGATCGAGAACCTGGTGGCCCAGGCCAGGGGGGAGCGGGCCGCCTAG